In one Chryseobacterium camelliae genomic region, the following are encoded:
- a CDS encoding SusC/RagA family TonB-linked outer membrane protein encodes MKKLTASVLLVVVSSSMALVNAQNRKNDTIGKTVEIEEVVFVQPITGRIKVKDEVTTAQQVISNEQLKVASNPNAISAIAGKASGVRINQTNNSVNSSQSIVIRTPNTITGNTEALVVIDNVISTATVLSQLPPDLIETVNIIKGAGGAALYGPQGVNGVVVVTTKKGTASGRVRINFNSAVDFESVAFLPKRQRIYGQGWYGDKIHVENGAWGPAFNDPNFAGTMQPYGIPLYDANGNGAIDVNPNSSVPAGDEAGSIMSAFAPYGKDNIKDFFKTGTIFQNTLTISTGSRDGYFGMNIGSLEKEFVVPGDKVSRYSVLLKGGAKIDKWSFDGQVNYIRNKSTEADATIYHDLLQSSADTPIEKFKDYGDNGYAWNIYYTSPYYRLKHVRGNSLRNYFNIIAGVGYDFNDHIKLTYRGNINFTSLESSSFNNGFVAPAIYNGIVNDIQSNYFESTSTSQRYYGDLLLNANYDIATDLNLDVTLGHNFQDFRTKNNQAGGTGLVIPGLYTISNLSSPAQPSTLANNRSHNNVHALLANVDLSYKKYLFLNLTGRYEMNSLLVQKQYSNKFDYFFPSASVSFIPTKAFDFGGNVLNFLKITGAIEGTAGTGPIGAYNLDPVAVIGAGYPYASSGYISYVPQTTIYDVNLKPQKVSKAEVGLSFGLFKDRITFDGAVFQTKTTDLITFQQTSTSSGVNGQWSNVGDLEGKGIEMNLNLVPIKTKDVRWDIGANFTSAYTKVKKLADGAKEIALLSNSYSGLFAIEGERLNVIKGTTYVRDTQGNIVVDAITGLPKVDSQLKVLGNTTPKYILGFTTTLKVKGFTLSATADYRTGHKFFSGTKNSMAFSGQLEESAAFDRTQAYIIPNSVYLQNGAYVANTSVPIYATTYNNPSDPNYNPTLAASEYYGGALYNQVGENFVLDASAFKIREIGLSYTFDKSLLGNSRINELTIGVQARNPFVKFAKENRNYDDPETSYQGDGAYSGYISSGAVQYPNLRTFGGNISITF; translated from the coding sequence ATGAAGAAATTAACAGCTAGCGTTTTATTGGTTGTAGTATCCTCTTCTATGGCGCTTGTAAATGCACAGAATAGAAAGAATGATACTATTGGTAAAACTGTAGAAATTGAAGAAGTTGTTTTTGTTCAACCTATTACAGGTCGTATAAAGGTAAAGGATGAAGTTACAACGGCTCAGCAAGTTATAAGTAATGAACAACTGAAAGTAGCAAGCAATCCTAATGCTATTAGTGCAATCGCCGGTAAAGCTTCTGGGGTTAGAATCAATCAAACTAATAACAGTGTTAACTCATCACAGAGTATTGTAATCAGGACTCCGAATACAATTACTGGTAATACTGAAGCCTTAGTTGTAATAGATAACGTGATTTCAACAGCAACCGTATTATCTCAGTTGCCTCCAGATTTAATAGAGACTGTAAACATTATTAAAGGAGCTGGAGGAGCTGCTCTTTATGGTCCTCAAGGTGTGAATGGAGTAGTTGTTGTTACTACTAAAAAAGGTACCGCTAGTGGTAGAGTGAGAATTAACTTTAATTCTGCCGTAGATTTTGAAAGTGTTGCTTTTTTACCAAAGAGACAGAGAATTTACGGACAAGGATGGTATGGAGATAAAATTCACGTAGAAAATGGAGCTTGGGGACCTGCATTCAATGATCCTAATTTTGCAGGAACTATGCAACCATATGGAATTCCTTTGTATGACGCAAATGGGAATGGTGCTATTGATGTGAATCCAAATTCAAGTGTGCCGGCAGGAGATGAAGCCGGGTCTATAATGTCAGCCTTTGCTCCTTATGGAAAAGATAATATTAAAGATTTTTTCAAAACAGGAACTATTTTCCAAAATACTTTAACAATATCTACAGGTAGTAGAGATGGGTATTTTGGGATGAATATTGGTAGCTTAGAGAAGGAATTTGTTGTGCCGGGTGACAAAGTAAGCAGATATTCTGTATTGTTAAAAGGAGGAGCAAAAATAGATAAGTGGAGTTTCGACGGTCAGGTAAACTATATCAGAAATAAGAGTACTGAAGCTGATGCTACTATATATCATGATCTTCTTCAAAGTTCTGCAGATACCCCTATTGAGAAATTTAAAGACTACGGTGATAATGGATACGCATGGAATATTTATTATACCAGTCCTTACTATAGATTAAAGCATGTTCGTGGAAATAGTTTAAGAAATTATTTTAACATTATTGCAGGAGTTGGTTACGATTTTAACGATCATATCAAACTTACCTATCGTGGTAATATAAACTTTACTTCGTTGGAGAGCAGCAGCTTTAATAATGGTTTTGTAGCACCTGCTATTTATAATGGTATTGTAAATGATATTCAATCTAATTATTTTGAGTCGACTTCTACTTCTCAGAGATATTATGGTGATTTGCTTTTGAATGCTAATTATGATATTGCAACCGACTTGAATTTGGATGTTACTTTAGGTCATAATTTCCAAGATTTCAGAACTAAAAATAATCAGGCAGGAGGTACTGGTCTTGTTATTCCTGGTCTGTATACAATTTCTAATCTTTCTAGTCCCGCGCAACCAAGTACTTTAGCGAACAATAGAAGTCACAATAATGTTCACGCACTTTTAGCAAATGTTGATTTGTCATATAAAAAATATCTATTCCTTAACCTCACAGGAAGATATGAGATGAACTCATTATTGGTGCAAAAACAATATAGTAATAAATTTGATTATTTCTTCCCATCTGCTTCGGTTTCTTTTATTCCTACTAAAGCATTTGATTTTGGCGGAAATGTTTTAAACTTCCTAAAAATTACGGGTGCTATAGAAGGTACTGCAGGTACTGGTCCAATTGGTGCTTATAATCTTGACCCTGTTGCTGTGATTGGAGCAGGATATCCTTATGCATCAAGCGGATATATTAGTTATGTTCCACAAACTACGATTTATGATGTTAATTTAAAACCTCAAAAAGTATCTAAAGCAGAAGTAGGGCTTTCGTTTGGCTTATTTAAGGATAGAATTACTTTTGATGGAGCTGTTTTTCAAACCAAAACTACTGATTTGATAACATTCCAGCAAACCTCTACATCATCTGGTGTAAATGGGCAATGGAGTAACGTGGGTGACTTGGAAGGGAAAGGTATAGAAATGAATTTAAACCTAGTACCTATTAAAACAAAAGATGTACGTTGGGATATTGGAGCCAACTTTACAAGTGCCTATACTAAAGTGAAGAAATTGGCAGATGGTGCTAAAGAAATCGCATTGCTTTCAAATTCTTATTCAGGATTATTTGCTATTGAAGGAGAACGTTTAAATGTTATTAAAGGAACTACTTATGTAAGAGATACTCAAGGTAATATTGTTGTGGATGCCATTACAGGTTTACCAAAAGTAGATTCTCAGCTGAAAGTATTAGGAAATACAACTCCTAAGTATATACTTGGTTTTACCACTACCTTGAAAGTAAAAGGATTTACATTATCAGCTACAGCTGATTATCGTACAGGTCATAAATTCTTCTCTGGTACTAAAAATTCAATGGCATTTTCTGGTCAACTTGAAGAATCTGCAGCTTTTGACAGAACACAGGCTTATATAATCCCTAATTCTGTTTATCTACAAAATGGAGCTTATGTAGCCAATACTAGCGTACCAATTTATGCTACTACATATAATAATCCATCAGATCCTAATTATAATCCTACGCTTGCGGCTTCTGAATATTATGGCGGGGCATTATATAACCAGGTAGGTGAAAATTTTGTTTTAGATGCTTCAGCATTTAAGATAAGAGAAATTGGACTTTCTTATACTTTTGACAAAAGTTTACTAGGAAATTCTAGAATTAATGAATTAACGATAGGTGTTCAAGCTAGAAATCCATTCGTTAAATTTGCAAAAGAGAACAGAAATTATGACGATCCTGAAACTTCATATCAAGGTGATGGAGCATACTCTGGATATATTAGTTCTGGTGCGGTACAATATCCTAACCTAAGAACTTTTGGAGGAAATATTTCTATTACATTTTAA
- a CDS encoding ribonuclease HII produces the protein MELLKKWSFFYAEAGCDEVGRGCLCGPVVAAAVILNDNFNQNLVNDSKKLNFKTRMSLDNYIKDNVKDYAIAELSPEFIDKHNILNASIHAMHQALDKLTIRPELILVDGNKFHPYNYIPHECIIKGDSKVLSIAAASILAKNYRDKLMMELHEEHPEYGWNTNFGYATKKHQEALIKFGPTKYHRQSFRLKYD, from the coding sequence ATGGAATTATTAAAAAAATGGTCCTTTTTTTATGCCGAAGCAGGGTGCGATGAAGTCGGCAGAGGATGTTTGTGTGGTCCAGTAGTTGCCGCAGCTGTAATTTTGAACGATAATTTTAACCAAAATTTGGTTAACGATTCAAAAAAGTTAAATTTTAAGACTAGAATGAGTCTTGATAATTATATAAAAGATAATGTTAAAGATTATGCTATTGCTGAACTTTCTCCAGAATTTATAGACAAACACAATATTCTTAATGCAAGCATCCATGCAATGCATCAGGCTTTGGATAAACTAACAATCAGACCAGAACTAATTTTAGTTGATGGAAATAAATTCCATCCTTATAACTATATACCCCATGAGTGCATCATTAAAGGTGACTCAAAAGTTCTGTCAATTGCAGCAGCTTCGATTTTAGCCAAAAATTATAGAGATAAATTAATGATGGAACTTCACGAAGAACATCCTGAATATGGCTGGAATACCAACTTTGGATACGCCACAAAAAAGCACCAAGAAGCCTTAATTAAATTTGGTCCGACAAAATATCATAGACAATCATTCAGATTGAAATATGATTAA
- the yidC gene encoding membrane protein insertase YidC, protein MQQNNGLDKSQIISFAVLCLVLFGFMFYFQNKQSEEEAVKAQQQKTEQAKSAVKQTQASNINPNVTPNAIQTARLANKELNIEFNSLGGQVSKVELAEYKAYDHKTDNADLPLYLITKNNSNYGFQFKDKTGKVINTKDLVFAPAVNGNAVTMTANYNGAVIQFIYTLLPKYTLDFKVRTQGLAKITADNKADFIWDYSVRNLEKGRAQEQSHSEFSYAFNNYKDYDYDGRTDMTEDKETLNWIGVKQQFFASVIEAKNGFTQSKGNQETIEEGEYLKKLNYEGFVQMTGSELNQDFTWYFMPLDLPLLKSYDKNFDEILPLGWSFIGWMNRGFFIPIYNFIASWGLTAGWAIFLLTILVKLILSPIMYKQHKLSAMMRVIRPEIDEVNAKFKDADPMKKQQATMEVYRKAGVNQMAGCLPALVQIPIFYALFRFFPNFIDLRGQGFWFAKDLTAYDDLIKLPFKIPFLGDHLSIFALACTIVILIYTVMTSGNMQQPQQEGMPNMKVLMYIFPITFLFFLNTSASGLSWYYFVSNAINILIILVIKYLILDEKKIHAQIQANKEKPKAEGKFQKRMREMMEKAQEQQKAQEQQRNKK, encoded by the coding sequence ATGCAACAGAACAACGGACTCGATAAAAGTCAGATTATTAGTTTTGCGGTTTTATGTTTGGTTCTCTTCGGTTTTATGTTTTATTTCCAAAACAAACAATCGGAAGAGGAAGCAGTAAAAGCTCAGCAACAAAAGACCGAACAGGCAAAAAGTGCTGTAAAACAAACTCAGGCAAGTAATATCAATCCAAATGTAACTCCTAATGCGATTCAGACGGCTCGTCTTGCCAATAAAGAATTGAATATTGAATTCAACAGTTTGGGAGGACAGGTTTCAAAAGTGGAACTTGCGGAATACAAAGCATATGACCATAAAACAGATAATGCAGATCTTCCGCTTTATCTGATCACAAAAAATAATTCAAACTACGGTTTCCAGTTCAAGGATAAGACAGGAAAAGTGATTAACACTAAAGACCTGGTTTTTGCTCCGGCTGTTAATGGAAATGCTGTAACGATGACTGCTAATTATAATGGAGCGGTTATCCAGTTTATTTATACATTACTTCCAAAATATACCTTAGACTTCAAAGTAAGAACTCAAGGGCTTGCCAAAATCACGGCCGATAATAAAGCTGATTTTATCTGGGATTATAGTGTAAGGAATTTAGAAAAAGGTAGAGCACAAGAACAGTCACACTCGGAATTCTCCTATGCTTTCAATAATTATAAAGATTATGATTATGATGGAAGAACGGATATGACTGAAGACAAGGAAACGCTTAACTGGATCGGTGTAAAGCAGCAGTTCTTCGCTTCTGTGATTGAAGCTAAAAACGGATTTACACAAAGTAAAGGAAATCAGGAAACCATTGAAGAAGGCGAGTATCTGAAAAAACTGAACTATGAAGGTTTTGTTCAAATGACGGGAAGTGAACTGAACCAGGATTTTACCTGGTACTTCATGCCGTTGGATTTGCCTTTATTGAAATCTTATGATAAAAACTTCGACGAAATTCTTCCGTTAGGATGGTCTTTCATCGGATGGATGAACAGAGGATTCTTTATTCCTATTTATAATTTCATCGCATCTTGGGGATTAACTGCAGGTTGGGCAATCTTTTTATTAACAATTTTGGTTAAATTAATCTTGTCGCCAATTATGTACAAGCAGCATAAGCTGAGTGCAATGATGAGAGTAATCCGTCCGGAAATTGATGAGGTGAACGCTAAATTCAAGGATGCAGATCCAATGAAAAAGCAACAGGCTACTATGGAGGTTTATAGAAAAGCAGGTGTAAATCAGATGGCGGGATGTTTGCCTGCATTGGTTCAGATTCCTATTTTCTATGCATTGTTCCGTTTCTTCCCGAATTTTATTGATTTGAGAGGACAAGGTTTCTGGTTTGCAAAAGACCTGACTGCCTATGATGATTTAATTAAATTACCATTTAAAATACCTTTCTTGGGAGATCACCTAAGTATTTTTGCCTTAGCATGTACCATTGTGATTTTAATTTATACTGTGATGACTTCAGGAAATATGCAGCAGCCACAACAGGAAGGAATGCCAAACATGAAAGTGTTGATGTACATTTTCCCTATTACATTCCTATTCTTCCTGAACACTTCCGCATCTGGTCTTTCTTGGTACTATTTCGTATCCAACGCGATCAACATATTGATTATTCTTGTGATTAAATATTTGATTCTGGATGAAAAGAAAATTCATGCACAAATCCAGGCCAATAAAGAAAAACCAAAAGCTGAAGGGAAGTTCCAGAAACGTATGAGAGAAATGATGGAAAAAGCTCAGGAACAGCAGAAAGCGCAAGAGCAACAAAGAAATAAGAAATAA
- a CDS encoding CTP synthase yields MSKKNTKYIFVTGGVTSSLGKGIVSASLGLLLKSRGFNVTIQKLDPYINIDPGTLNPYEHGECYVTEDGAETDLDLGHYERYLDAPTSQNNNVTTGKIYQTVIEKERKGDFLGKTVQVIPHITNEIKRRIKILSKQNYDIIITEIGGTVGDIESLPYIETVRQLKWELGEKNSMVIHLTLLPYLASSGELKTKPSQHSVRQLMESGIMADVLVCRTEHKIPKDQRAKLAQFCNVPLDNVIECKDLETIYEVPMYLQKQNFDDVVLKELDLKSDKEADLKDWKSFLKKFQNPKKSVEIALVGKYVSLQDSYISIAEAFKHAGADLETEVKVRWVYSGDITPENIKDTLKGVDGILVAPGFGDRGIEGKVLTAQYARENKIPMLGICLGMQIMTVEFARNVLGYSKANSMEFDTSTEHPVISLMEEQKNVVDKGGTMRLGAWKCSLKNGSKLNDIYGAKNITERHRHRYEFNSDYIGEFEKNGFLATGTNPETGLVEALEMPDHPFYVGVQYHPEYKSTVATPHPLFRAFIKACTSK; encoded by the coding sequence ATGAGTAAAAAGAATACAAAGTACATCTTTGTGACAGGAGGTGTAACTTCATCTTTGGGAAAGGGAATCGTTTCTGCTTCTCTGGGACTTCTACTAAAATCACGCGGCTTTAATGTAACGATCCAAAAACTAGATCCTTATATCAATATCGACCCAGGAACACTGAATCCTTATGAACACGGAGAATGCTATGTAACCGAAGATGGTGCGGAGACGGATCTGGATTTAGGACACTATGAGCGTTATCTTGATGCTCCCACTTCCCAAAACAACAACGTTACGACAGGGAAAATCTACCAAACTGTAATTGAAAAAGAGAGAAAAGGAGACTTCCTTGGAAAAACAGTTCAGGTAATTCCTCATATTACGAACGAAATCAAACGTAGAATTAAAATTTTATCTAAGCAGAACTACGATATCATTATTACTGAGATCGGTGGAACTGTCGGTGATATTGAATCTTTACCTTACATCGAAACTGTTCGTCAGTTGAAGTGGGAACTGGGTGAGAAAAATTCTATGGTAATTCACTTGACCTTATTGCCATATCTGGCTTCAAGCGGAGAATTAAAAACAAAACCTTCTCAGCATTCTGTCCGTCAGCTAATGGAAAGCGGAATTATGGCGGATGTTTTGGTTTGCCGTACAGAACATAAAATTCCAAAAGATCAGAGAGCAAAACTGGCTCAGTTCTGTAATGTTCCTTTGGATAATGTGATCGAATGTAAAGATCTGGAAACAATCTATGAGGTTCCAATGTACCTTCAGAAGCAAAACTTTGACGATGTCGTTTTAAAAGAACTGGATCTGAAAAGTGATAAAGAAGCAGACCTTAAAGACTGGAAGAGTTTCTTAAAGAAATTCCAGAATCCTAAAAAATCTGTAGAAATCGCTTTGGTTGGAAAATATGTTTCTCTTCAGGATTCTTATATTTCAATTGCGGAAGCCTTCAAACATGCAGGGGCAGATCTGGAAACTGAAGTGAAAGTAAGATGGGTATACAGTGGAGATATTACTCCTGAAAATATTAAAGATACTTTAAAAGGTGTAGACGGGATTCTTGTTGCTCCAGGTTTTGGCGACAGAGGAATTGAAGGAAAAGTTCTTACGGCTCAATATGCAAGAGAGAATAAAATTCCAATGTTGGGAATTTGTTTGGGAATGCAGATCATGACAGTTGAATTCGCTAGAAATGTTTTAGGATATTCCAAAGCCAACTCGATGGAATTCGACACTTCTACGGAACATCCTGTAATTTCTTTAATGGAAGAACAGAAAAATGTAGTGGATAAAGGAGGAACGATGCGTCTTGGAGCTTGGAAATGTTCTTTGAAAAACGGTTCTAAATTAAATGATATCTACGGAGCAAAAAATATTACGGAAAGACACCGTCACAGATATGAATTCAACAGTGATTATATTGGAGAATTCGAGAAAAACGGTTTCCTGGCAACAGGAACAAACCCTGAAACTGGATTGGTAGAAGCATTAGAAATGCCGGATCACCCGTTCTATGTTGGGGTACAGTATCACCCGGAATATAAGAGTACGGTTGCAACACCGCATCCGCTATTCAGAGCTTTCATTAAAGCTTGTACATCGAAATAA
- a CDS encoding YceI family protein — MRKLFLTFVFALISVVSFAQSAWTVDPVHSSINFNIKHMGISFVQGKFDKFDGKVATAGNNLDKGEFSFIVYPASINTGVEKRDKHLTSADFFDADKFPEMRFEGFTATKGKDNTYTLKGKLTIKDVTKEISVPVTFGGVAKNQQGKEVLGLQSKFTINRLDYNIKFDPTGAGVAKDVEVALYFELIKQ, encoded by the coding sequence ATGAGAAAACTATTTTTAACTTTTGTATTTGCTTTAATAAGTGTTGTAAGTTTTGCACAATCTGCGTGGACGGTAGATCCTGTACATTCTTCCATTAATTTCAATATTAAACATATGGGAATTAGCTTTGTGCAGGGTAAATTTGATAAGTTTGACGGGAAAGTTGCCACAGCCGGGAATAATTTGGATAAAGGGGAATTCAGTTTTATTGTATATCCTGCATCTATCAATACAGGGGTAGAGAAAAGAGATAAGCATCTTACAAGTGCCGACTTTTTTGACGCTGATAAATTTCCGGAGATGAGATTCGAAGGATTTACAGCAACAAAAGGGAAAGATAATACTTATACTTTGAAAGGGAAACTCACTATAAAAGATGTTACCAAGGAAATCAGCGTACCGGTTACTTTTGGAGGTGTTGCAAAAAACCAGCAAGGAAAAGAAGTATTAGGACTTCAGTCGAAGTTTACCATCAACCGCTTAGATTATAATATCAAATTCGATCCTACTGGAGCGGGAGTGGCTAAAGATGTTGAGGTGGCTTTATATTTTGAATTGATAAAACAATAA
- the radA gene encoding DNA repair protein RadA: MAKLKTAYFCQNCGSQYPQWTGQCKNCGEWNTLVEEVVEKTASHKTPPFSKTKQHVINIIEVEAIEEPRIKTPSDELNRVLGGGIVLGSVTLIGGEPGIGKSTLLLQLALKMKKKIFYVSGEESASQIKMRADRLADVKNPNCFLYTETSLEKILHEAKKLEPDFVIIDSIQTLQSQLIESSPGTVSQIRECSNEIIKYAKENNVPVFLVGHITKDGQIAGPKVLEHMVDVVLNFDGDRNHLFRLLRANKNRFGSTAEIGIYEMISQGLKEIKNPSEILITKKSEELSGNSVAVTLEGNRPMLLEIQALVSSAVYGTPQRSCTGFDSKRLNMLLAVLEKRAGFQLGAKDVFLNITGGIKTDDPALDLAVVASILSSNEDIPISEHYCFAGEIGLSGEIRPVAQAEQRITEAEKLGYEKIFVSNLNKLPKKKFGIKIEEVSKIEDFHERLF; the protein is encoded by the coding sequence ATGGCAAAACTCAAAACAGCATATTTCTGTCAAAACTGCGGTTCACAATACCCTCAATGGACCGGACAGTGTAAAAATTGTGGTGAATGGAATACTTTAGTGGAAGAAGTTGTGGAAAAAACAGCTTCCCACAAAACTCCTCCTTTTTCAAAAACCAAACAACATGTCATCAACATTATTGAAGTTGAAGCCATTGAAGAACCGAGGATAAAAACACCGTCCGATGAGCTCAACAGAGTATTGGGAGGCGGAATTGTGTTAGGATCCGTTACGTTAATAGGCGGAGAACCGGGAATCGGGAAATCTACCCTTCTTCTTCAGCTTGCCCTGAAAATGAAGAAAAAAATCTTCTATGTTTCCGGTGAAGAGAGTGCTTCTCAGATTAAAATGAGAGCTGACCGTCTAGCAGATGTAAAAAATCCGAACTGTTTTCTCTACACCGAAACTTCTCTGGAAAAAATACTTCACGAAGCCAAAAAACTAGAACCGGATTTTGTCATCATCGATTCCATCCAGACCTTACAATCTCAACTGATTGAAAGCTCACCGGGAACGGTTTCCCAGATCAGGGAATGTTCTAATGAGATCATCAAATATGCAAAAGAAAACAATGTTCCTGTATTTTTAGTCGGCCATATCACAAAAGACGGACAAATTGCCGGACCAAAGGTGTTGGAACACATGGTGGATGTTGTTTTAAATTTTGACGGGGACCGAAATCACCTTTTCAGGTTGTTGAGAGCCAATAAAAACCGTTTTGGATCGACTGCCGAAATCGGAATTTATGAAATGATCTCTCAAGGGCTGAAAGAAATCAAAAATCCTTCGGAAATATTAATTACCAAAAAATCTGAAGAACTTTCCGGAAATTCCGTTGCCGTAACTTTAGAAGGAAACAGGCCGATGTTATTAGAAATTCAGGCATTGGTAAGCTCCGCAGTCTACGGGACCCCACAAAGAAGCTGTACCGGTTTTGATTCTAAAAGATTAAATATGCTTTTGGCTGTACTGGAAAAAAGAGCAGGTTTTCAACTCGGAGCAAAAGATGTTTTCCTGAATATTACCGGAGGTATAAAAACCGACGATCCTGCATTAGATTTGGCTGTAGTCGCCTCTATCCTTTCTTCTAATGAAGATATTCCAATTTCTGAACATTATTGTTTTGCGGGAGAAATAGGATTAAGCGGGGAAATCCGCCCGGTTGCACAGGCAGAACAGCGAATTACGGAAGCCGAAAAATTAGGATACGAGAAAATTTTCGTTTCCAATCTCAATAAACTTCCGAAGAAAAAGTTTGGTATCAAGATCGAAGAAGTGAGTAAAATAGAAGATTTTCATGAAAGATTATTTTAG
- a CDS encoding zinc-dependent metalloprotease, which produces MKTKLAAFVVFFYSLVFSQNKIFQNSINENNLTGEQKISKGLASTYSSTSYFNQSPFDLNSDFKISLPTHKEITAKFSRLFKYSNKSKSYVYTVENDPNAELVLSTFDNIVTGMYVSGNGEKVIFHQTDTNIFAVSVVNEAGMINQDSKNDFISNPSSNLLKVNTNVCVDATAVCPSTTIDVLVVYTSDAKTNWGGNAQSISFIATAITNFNTALGNSGVSNVMINLVYSGEISYTESGNISTDLSRFHTANDGFLDDVQTLRTTYGADLCGLITSTPNNTCGLGYLNTNPTNYSSNSAFTVSIYSCVVSNYTLSHEMGHNMGLNHDWYVSQSTTPCNHHHGYSNQAAVTSGTGSISSQRWRTIMAYNDECANAGISCTRVNRWANPGVNYNGAPTGIAIGNPSPSNEAYGFSRFACVVSQFMPTANLGTFEVQNSDVKDFTIFPNPAYDELNVWIKNDEKYIFKVINVLGQVVLTTDKKTIHLKKLTPGEYFVSIYTEKNTLIGSKKFIKK; this is translated from the coding sequence ATGAAAACAAAATTAGCTGCATTTGTAGTTTTTTTCTATTCTTTAGTATTTTCTCAGAATAAAATTTTTCAAAATTCCATTAATGAAAATAACCTTACTGGTGAGCAGAAAATAAGTAAGGGGCTTGCTTCTACCTATTCTTCAACTTCATATTTTAATCAATCTCCTTTTGATTTAAATTCAGATTTTAAAATCTCTCTTCCCACACATAAAGAAATCACGGCTAAATTTTCACGGCTATTTAAATACAGTAATAAAAGCAAATCTTATGTGTACACGGTTGAAAATGATCCCAATGCAGAACTTGTTCTCTCAACATTTGACAATATTGTAACAGGAATGTATGTTTCCGGGAATGGAGAAAAAGTTATTTTCCACCAGACAGATACCAATATTTTTGCAGTTTCTGTAGTGAACGAAGCCGGAATGATCAACCAGGATTCCAAAAATGATTTTATTTCCAATCCGTCATCGAATTTGCTCAAAGTTAATACTAATGTATGTGTAGATGCGACTGCAGTATGTCCGTCAACGACCATAGATGTTCTTGTAGTCTATACTTCTGATGCTAAAACAAATTGGGGAGGAAACGCACAGAGTATTTCATTTATCGCAACGGCAATTACAAATTTTAATACCGCTCTGGGGAATTCAGGAGTTTCCAATGTAATGATCAATTTGGTATATAGCGGGGAAATCAGCTATACAGAATCCGGAAATATCAGCACAGATTTATCAAGATTCCATACAGCTAATGATGGTTTTCTGGATGATGTTCAAACCTTAAGAACAACATATGGCGCTGATCTTTGTGGCCTGATAACCTCTACGCCTAACAATACCTGTGGATTAGGATACCTTAATACAAATCCTACCAACTATTCTTCCAATTCAGCATTCACCGTATCAATATATAGTTGTGTGGTATCCAATTATACTTTATCTCATGAAATGGGGCACAATATGGGTCTCAATCACGATTGGTATGTCTCGCAAAGCACAACTCCCTGCAACCATCATCATGGGTACAGCAATCAGGCAGCAGTTACATCAGGAACCGGAAGTATTTCTTCGCAGCGATGGAGAACAATCATGGCCTACAATGATGAATGCGCCAACGCAGGAATTAGCTGTACCAGGGTTAACAGATGGGCAAATCCTGGTGTTAACTACAACGGTGCACCTACCGGAATTGCGATCGGAAATCCATCTCCATCCAATGAAGCTTATGGTTTTTCCCGTTTTGCCTGTGTTGTTTCTCAGTTTATGCCAACCGCTAACTTAGGAACTTTTGAAGTCCAGAATTCTGATGTAAAAGATTTTACCATTTTTCCAAATCCTGCTTATGATGAGCTGAATGTCTGGATCAAGAATGATGAAAAATATATCTTTAAAGTGATTAATGTTTTAGGTCAGGTCGTTTTAACAACCGATAAAAAAACTATTCATCTGAAAAAACTAACTCCCGGCGAATATTTCGTAAGCATCTATACCGAGAAGAATACTTTGATCGGAAGTAAAAAATTTATCAAAAAATAA